A window of the Enterobacteriaceae bacterium 4M9 genome harbors these coding sequences:
- the tsgA gene encoding MFS transporter TsgA, whose translation MTNSNRIRLTWLSFFSYALTGALVIVTGMVMGNIADYFGLPVSSMSNTFTFLNAGILIAIFLNAWLMEIVPLKTQLRFGFVLMVLALAGLMLSHSLALFSAAMFVLGVVSGITMSIGTFLITHLYEGRQRGSRLLFTDSFFSMAGMIFPMVAAFLLARSIEWYWVYVCIGLLYLAIFILTFGCQFPVLGHRAQQQNTQPVQKEKWGIGVLFLSIAALCYILGQLGFIAWVPEYAKGLGMNVTQQGQLVSRFWMSYMFGMWAFSVILRFFDLQRILTALAGLAAVLMYCFNTSTAAHMPWFILALGFFSSAIYTTIITLGSQQTRVASPKLVNVVLTCGTIGTMLTFVVTGPIVAHSGPQAALFTANGLYAVVFVMCLLLGFVTKHRQHAADSTAHG comes from the coding sequence ATGACAAACAGCAATCGTATCAGACTCACCTGGTTAAGCTTTTTTTCCTACGCGCTGACCGGGGCGCTGGTGATCGTCACCGGCATGGTGATGGGCAATATCGCCGATTATTTCGGCCTGCCTGTGTCCAGCATGAGCAACACCTTTACCTTTCTCAATGCAGGTATCCTCATTGCCATTTTCCTGAATGCCTGGCTGATGGAAATTGTGCCGCTGAAAACCCAGCTGCGCTTTGGCTTTGTGCTTATGGTGCTGGCGCTCGCCGGACTCATGCTCAGCCACAGCCTGGCGCTGTTTTCTGCCGCCATGTTTGTGCTTGGCGTGGTCAGCGGTATCACCATGTCTATCGGTACCTTTCTTATTACCCATCTGTATGAAGGGCGCCAGCGCGGTTCACGCCTGCTGTTTACCGACTCGTTCTTCAGCATGGCGGGCATGATTTTCCCGATGGTGGCGGCGTTCCTGCTGGCGCGCAGCATTGAGTGGTACTGGGTTTATGTGTGTATAGGGCTGTTGTACCTGGCCATCTTTATTCTGACCTTCGGCTGCCAGTTCCCGGTGCTCGGGCACCGCGCGCAGCAGCAAAATACCCAGCCGGTACAGAAAGAAAAATGGGGCATCGGCGTGCTGTTTCTGTCCATCGCCGCGCTGTGCTATATCCTCGGCCAGCTCGGCTTTATTGCCTGGGTGCCGGAATATGCCAAAGGTCTGGGCATGAACGTCACGCAGCAGGGCCAGCTTGTGAGCCGCTTCTGGATGTCGTACATGTTTGGCATGTGGGCGTTCAGCGTCATTCTGCGCTTCTTCGATTTGCAGCGTATTCTGACCGCGCTGGCAGGCCTGGCGGCGGTGCTGATGTACTGCTTTAACACCAGCACGGCGGCGCACATGCCGTGGTTTATCCTGGCGCTCGGCTTCTTCTCCAGCGCCATCTACACCACCATCATTACCCTCGGCTCACAGCAAACCCGCGTCGCCTCACCCAAGTTGGTTAACGTTGTGCTGACCTGCGGCACCATCGGCACCATGCTGACCTTCGTCGTGACCGGCCCAATTGTTGCCCACAGTGGCCCGCAGGCCGCGCTGTTTACCGCCAACGGGTTATATGCGGTGGTATTTGTGATGTGCCTGTTGCTGGGGTTTGTCACTAAACACCGCCAGCACGCCGCCGACTCCACCGCGCACGGCTAA
- a CDS encoding putative adenosine monophosphate-protein transferase Fic → MSDKFGDGHDPYFWPGIQVLRNRLDIRENHRLLQAEQELTALRAATLTLGPEQRGLPHLCAIHHHLFQDLFDWAGEIRTVDIYQDDTRFCHFDYIEKEGNALMQALEDEAWLTGLDSAEFAARLAHYYCEINVLHPFRFGNGRAQRIFFEQLALHAGYSLDWRKVEREPWRAANQAGAMGDLAPLVAIFSEVVNVAQENA, encoded by the coding sequence ATGAGCGATAAATTCGGCGACGGCCACGATCCGTACTTCTGGCCCGGTATTCAGGTGCTGCGCAACCGGCTGGATATTCGTGAAAACCATCGCCTGTTGCAGGCCGAGCAGGAGCTGACGGCGCTGCGCGCGGCAACGCTTACGCTGGGGCCTGAACAGCGGGGATTGCCGCACTTGTGTGCCATTCATCATCACCTTTTTCAGGATCTGTTCGACTGGGCAGGAGAAATCCGCACGGTAGATATCTACCAGGATGACACGCGTTTTTGCCATTTCGATTACATCGAAAAAGAGGGCAATGCGCTGATGCAGGCTCTGGAGGATGAGGCGTGGCTCACGGGCCTTGATAGCGCGGAATTTGCCGCGCGTCTGGCGCATTACTACTGCGAGATCAACGTGCTGCATCCGTTTCGCTTTGGCAATGGCCGCGCCCAGCGCATTTTCTTTGAGCAACTGGCGCTGCACGCCGGTTATAGCCTCGACTGGCGCAAGGTGGAGCGCGAACCCTGGCGTGCAGCGAATCAGGCAGGCGCGATGGGTGACCTGGCACCGCTGGTGGCAATTTTTAGCGAAGTGGTAAACGTGGCGCAGGAAAACGCGTAA
- a CDS encoding YheU family protein, with protein sequence MIIPWQDIPPETLDNLIETFVLREGTDYGESERSLEQKVDDVKRQLQRGEAVVVWSELHETVNIMPRSQFHE encoded by the coding sequence ATGATTATTCCGTGGCAGGACATTCCTCCAGAGACGCTGGACAACCTGATTGAAACTTTCGTGCTGCGCGAAGGCACAGACTATGGCGAAAGCGAGCGCTCACTTGAGCAAAAGGTGGATGACGTTAAAAGACAGCTTCAGCGCGGTGAGGCGGTCGTGGTATGGTCAGAACTGCATGAAACGGTCAACATTATGCCCCGTTCACAGTTCCACGAGTGA
- a CDS encoding YhfG family protein, giving the protein MSKKLTDKQKTRLWERQRSRNFQASSALEGLSVPLIELSQDEVLARVAALRAHYER; this is encoded by the coding sequence ATGAGCAAAAAACTCACCGATAAACAAAAGACCCGGCTCTGGGAGCGGCAGCGTAGCCGTAATTTTCAGGCCAGCAGCGCGCTGGAGGGCCTGAGTGTGCCGCTTATCGAACTCAGCCAGGACGAGGTTCTGGCGCGCGTGGCCGCGCTAAGGGCGCACTATGAGCGATAA
- the tauA gene encoding taurine ABC transporter substrate-binding protein, with product MAGTLFTLRAAATLMFALTAGAQAVEVTVAYQTSAEPAKLAQAENSFGKASGASVEWRKFDSGSGVLRALASGDVQIGNIGSSPLAVAASQKLPIEVFLIASQLGNSEALVVKKEIRSPQDLIGKRIAVPFISTTHYSLLSALKHWNIKPEQLTIVNLQPPAIAAAWQRGDIDGAYVWAPVVNELAKQGAVLTDSEQVGKWGKPTLDVWVVRKDFAKAHPDVVTAFAASALQAQKGYLDAPEAWLGDKQHLDTLARLSGVPQAQVPELVKGNRYLPVSEQITQLGAPVEKAIRDTAEFLKEQGKIPQVDSDYSAYVTSDFVKQVKAAPQS from the coding sequence ATGGCGGGCACACTTTTCACACTACGCGCGGCGGCAACGCTGATGTTTGCCCTGACTGCGGGTGCACAGGCAGTGGAAGTCACCGTGGCGTATCAGACCTCTGCAGAACCTGCCAAGCTGGCGCAGGCCGAAAACAGCTTCGGTAAAGCTTCCGGTGCGAGCGTGGAATGGCGCAAGTTCGACAGTGGCTCGGGTGTGCTGCGCGCACTGGCATCTGGCGATGTGCAGATTGGCAATATTGGCTCCAGCCCGCTGGCGGTGGCCGCCAGCCAGAAGCTGCCCATTGAGGTGTTCCTGATTGCCTCCCAGCTTGGTAACTCTGAAGCGCTGGTGGTGAAAAAAGAGATTCGCTCACCGCAAGATCTTATCGGTAAGCGCATCGCTGTGCCATTTATCTCAACCACCCATTACAGCCTGCTGTCGGCGCTTAAGCACTGGAACATCAAACCTGAGCAACTCACCATTGTGAACCTGCAGCCTCCGGCCATTGCGGCGGCGTGGCAGCGCGGCGATATTGACGGCGCGTATGTCTGGGCGCCGGTCGTCAATGAACTGGCGAAGCAGGGGGCGGTGCTGACGGATTCGGAGCAGGTGGGTAAATGGGGCAAGCCAACGCTGGATGTGTGGGTGGTGCGTAAAGACTTTGCCAAAGCACATCCTGACGTGGTGACGGCGTTTGCCGCCAGCGCTTTACAGGCGCAGAAAGGCTATCTCGATGCGCCTGAGGCATGGCTGGGTGATAAACAGCACCTTGATACGCTGGCGCGCCTGAGTGGCGTACCGCAGGCGCAGGTGCCGGAGCTGGTCAAAGGCAACCGCTATTTGCCGGTGTCCGAACAGATAACGCAGCTTGGCGCACCGGTGGAAAAAGCGATTCGTGATACTGCTGAGTTCCTCAAGGAGCAGGGCAAAATTCCGCAGGTGGACAGCGACTACAGCGCGTATGTCACCAGCGATTTTGTTAAACAGGTGAAGGCTGCGCCGCAGTCGTAA
- the tauB gene encoding taurine ABC transporter ATP-binding subunit gives MLNVSHLSAEYRGRPALRDVSLRIASGELVVVLGPSGCGKTTLLNLIAGFLTPSAGSITLDGEPVTGPGAERGVVFQNEGLLPWRTVQDNVEFGLQLAGVNKVQRGAVARKMLTRVGLAGFEHHFIWQLSGGMRQRVGIARALAANPRLLLLDEPFGALDAFTREQMQELLLSIWRDTGKQVLLITHDIEEAVFLASELLLLSPGPGQVVERITLDFGRRYADGESCRSIKSDPAFIARREEVLGKVFHQREVLL, from the coding sequence ATGCTCAACGTCAGCCATCTTAGCGCAGAGTATCGCGGTCGCCCGGCGCTGCGCGACGTTTCGCTGCGTATCGCCAGCGGTGAACTGGTGGTCGTGCTTGGCCCGTCAGGCTGTGGCAAAACCACGCTGCTTAACCTGATTGCCGGCTTTCTGACGCCGTCAGCGGGGTCGATTACGCTTGACGGTGAGCCGGTCACCGGGCCGGGCGCCGAGCGCGGCGTGGTGTTTCAGAACGAAGGGCTGCTGCCGTGGCGCACGGTGCAGGACAACGTTGAGTTTGGCCTTCAGCTTGCGGGGGTGAATAAGGTTCAGCGTGGCGCGGTGGCGCGCAAAATGCTCACCCGCGTCGGGCTTGCGGGCTTTGAGCACCATTTTATCTGGCAGCTTTCTGGTGGCATGCGCCAGCGTGTGGGTATTGCGCGGGCGCTGGCCGCAAATCCCCGCCTGCTGCTGCTCGATGAGCCTTTTGGCGCACTCGATGCCTTTACGCGTGAGCAGATGCAGGAGTTGCTGCTGTCCATCTGGCGCGACACAGGCAAGCAGGTGCTACTGATTACGCACGATATTGAAGAAGCCGTGTTTCTGGCGAGCGAACTGCTGCTGCTCTCGCCTGGCCCAGGCCAGGTGGTGGAGCGCATCACGCTGGATTTTGGCCGGCGTTACGCCGACGGTGAGTCGTGTCGCAGCATCAAGTCAGACCCGGCGTTTATCGCCCGGCGCGAAGAGGTGCTCGGTAAGGTGTTTCACCAGCGGGAGGTGCTGCTATGA
- a CDS encoding phosphoribulokinase has translation MSARHPVIAVTGSSGAGTTTTSLAFRKIFAQLGLHAAEVEGDSFHRYTRPEMDMEIRKARDLGRHISYFGPDANDFGLLQDTFMEYGKSGSGQSRKYLHTYDEAVPWNQVPGTFTPWQPLPEPTDVLFYEGLHGGVVTPQHNVAQHVDLLVGVVPIVNLEWIQKLVRDMSERGHSREAVMDSVVRSMEDYINYITPQFSRTHINFQRVPTVDTSNPFAAKTIPSLDESFVVIHFRNLENIDFPWLLAMLQGSFISHINTLVVPGGKMGLAMELIMLPLVKRLMEGRKIE, from the coding sequence ATGTCAGCCAGACACCCGGTCATCGCCGTTACCGGTTCCAGCGGCGCAGGAACCACCACCACCAGCCTCGCCTTTCGCAAAATTTTTGCCCAGCTCGGCCTGCACGCCGCAGAAGTCGAAGGCGACAGTTTTCACCGCTACACGCGCCCGGAAATGGACATGGAAATCCGTAAAGCGCGCGATCTTGGGCGGCACATCAGTTACTTTGGCCCCGACGCCAACGACTTCGGCCTGTTGCAGGATACCTTCATGGAGTACGGTAAAAGCGGCAGCGGCCAGTCGCGCAAATACCTGCACACCTACGACGAAGCCGTTCCCTGGAACCAGGTGCCAGGCACCTTCACGCCATGGCAGCCCTTGCCAGAGCCAACCGACGTCCTGTTCTATGAAGGGCTGCACGGTGGCGTCGTTACGCCACAGCACAACGTAGCCCAGCATGTGGACCTGCTGGTAGGCGTGGTGCCTATCGTCAACCTGGAGTGGATTCAGAAGCTGGTGCGCGACATGAGCGAGCGCGGGCACTCGCGCGAAGCAGTCATGGACTCAGTGGTACGCTCGATGGAAGATTACATCAACTACATCACACCGCAGTTCTCGCGCACCCATATCAACTTCCAGCGCGTGCCGACGGTGGATACCTCCAACCCGTTTGCCGCCAAAACTATTCCTTCACTGGATGAAAGCTTTGTCGTTATCCATTTCCGCAACCTGGAAAATATCGACTTCCCGTGGTTGCTGGCTATGCTACAAGGCTCGTTTATCTCACACATCAACACGCTGGTGGTGCCTGGCGGCAAGATGGGACTGGCGATGGAGCTGATTATGCTGCCGTTGGTCAAAAGGCTGATGGAAGGCAGGAAAATTGAGTAA
- a CDS encoding toxic anion resistance protein, producing the protein MTENTSVATTQPISTEITEALPPLQNLTPQEQEEVQQLVAQIDITDPVLSISYGAKTMNSISRFSDSLLEQVRAKDAGVIGEQLTDLLGKVKSVDLSTFGEKPGFMASLPVVGKLFNRIERTMAEYQTLAQQVDTVTDKLDTAMVDLLRNISTLEQLFVRNREFFQQINLHIIAGKQKVAQLQEVDLPAAQAQVANDPMNAQKVRDLLEGIQRFERRLHDLMLSRTIAIQTAPQIRLMQGNSQSLAEKIQSSILSTIPIWKSQIVLALSLHNQRQATKLQKDVADTTNEMLRRNAELLQTGTIETAREVERSVVDIETLRDVQARLLNTIEETVTIASDARTRRQEVEQELSTMENDLRTRLASIASSGARPTQS; encoded by the coding sequence ATGACGGAAAATACCTCTGTCGCCACCACACAGCCGATCTCTACGGAAATCACCGAAGCCTTACCGCCGCTGCAAAACTTAACGCCGCAGGAGCAGGAAGAGGTTCAGCAACTGGTTGCACAAATTGATATCACCGACCCGGTGCTGTCGATTTCTTACGGCGCCAAAACCATGAACAGCATTTCACGCTTCTCCGACTCGCTGCTGGAACAGGTACGGGCCAAAGACGCAGGCGTTATCGGCGAGCAGCTCACCGATCTGTTGGGCAAGGTGAAATCCGTCGATCTGAGTACTTTTGGCGAAAAACCGGGCTTTATGGCCTCGCTGCCGGTGGTGGGTAAGCTGTTCAACCGCATTGAACGCACTATGGCTGAGTACCAGACGCTGGCCCAGCAGGTTGATACCGTCACCGATAAACTCGATACCGCCATGGTTGACCTGCTGCGCAACATTTCCACGCTGGAGCAGTTGTTTGTCCGCAACCGCGAGTTCTTCCAGCAGATAAACCTGCACATCATTGCCGGTAAGCAGAAAGTGGCCCAGCTTCAGGAAGTGGATCTGCCTGCCGCGCAGGCGCAGGTCGCCAATGACCCGATGAACGCCCAGAAAGTGCGTGACCTGCTCGAAGGCATCCAGCGCTTTGAGCGCCGCCTGCATGACCTGATGCTCTCGCGCACCATCGCTATTCAGACTGCGCCGCAGATTCGCCTGATGCAGGGCAACAGCCAGTCGCTGGCCGAAAAAATTCAGAGCAGCATTCTTTCCACCATTCCTATCTGGAAAAGCCAGATTGTGCTGGCGCTGTCGCTGCACAATCAGCGCCAGGCAACCAAGCTGCAAAAAGACGTGGCTGACACCACCAATGAAATGCTGCGCCGCAACGCCGAATTGCTGCAAACCGGCACGATCGAAACCGCACGTGAAGTTGAACGCTCCGTGGTAGATATCGAAACCCTGCGTGACGTGCAGGCCCGCCTGCTCAACACCATTGAAGAAACCGTCACCATTGCCAGCGACGCCCGCACGCGCCGCCAGGAAGTGGAGCAGGAACTGTCAACAATGGAAAACGATCTGCGCACACGCCTGGCGAGCATCGCCAGCAGCGGCGCACGTCCGACCCAGTCATAA
- a CDS encoding OsmC family protein: MQARVKWVEGLTFLGESASGHQVLMDGNSGDKAPSPMEMVLMAAGSCSAIDVVSILQKGRYNVTDCEVQLTSERREEPPRMFTRINLHFIVTGPDLKDSAVARAVDLSAEKYCSVALMLGKAADITHSYEVIEG, encoded by the coding sequence ATGCAGGCACGAGTGAAGTGGGTTGAAGGACTGACTTTTTTGGGCGAATCAGCCTCCGGACATCAGGTGCTGATGGACGGCAACTCTGGCGATAAAGCGCCAAGCCCGATGGAGATGGTGCTGATGGCGGCGGGCAGCTGTAGCGCTATTGATGTGGTGTCTATTTTGCAAAAGGGGCGCTACAACGTGACGGACTGCGAAGTTCAGCTGACTTCTGAGCGCCGCGAAGAACCACCCAGGATGTTTACCCGTATTAATCTGCACTTTATTGTTACCGGCCCGGACCTCAAAGACAGCGCCGTGGCGCGTGCGGTGGACTTATCGGCGGAGAAATACTGCTCGGTGGCGCTGATGCTCGGTAAAGCGGCGGATATTACGCATTCGTATGAGGTAATTGAGGGGTAA
- a CDS encoding aspartate aminotransferase family protein gives MATEHSAVTRATFDDVIVPIYAPAQFIPVKGKGSRVWDQQGKEYVDFAGGIAVTALGHCHPALVDALKAQGETLWHVSNVFTNEPVLRLGRKLTAATFAERVVFMNSGTEANETAFKLARHYAVTRHSPYKTKIIAFHNAFHGRSLFTVSVGGQPKYSDGFGPKPADIVHVPFNDLHAVKAVMDDHTCAVVVEPIQGEGGVTAASSEFLQGLRALCDQHQALLVFDEVQCGMGRTGDLFAYMHYGVTPDILTSAKALGGGFPVSAMLTTNEVASAFHAGSHGSTYGGNPLACAVAEAAFDIINTPDVLKGIASKREQFVAHLQRIDEQYDVFSDIRGMGLLIGAELKAQHKGRARDLLDAAAQAGVMVLNAGPDVLRFAPSLVVDSADIDDGMTRFAKAVAQVVQG, from the coding sequence ATGGCAACTGAACACTCCGCAGTCACCCGCGCTACTTTTGACGACGTTATTGTGCCGATTTATGCACCCGCGCAGTTTATTCCGGTAAAAGGCAAGGGCAGCCGCGTCTGGGATCAGCAGGGTAAAGAGTACGTTGATTTTGCCGGCGGCATCGCGGTGACGGCGCTCGGCCACTGCCACCCGGCCCTGGTTGACGCTCTGAAAGCGCAGGGTGAAACCCTGTGGCACGTCAGTAATGTGTTCACCAATGAGCCTGTGCTGCGCCTGGGTCGCAAACTTACCGCGGCGACTTTTGCCGAGCGCGTGGTGTTTATGAACTCCGGCACCGAAGCCAACGAAACCGCCTTCAAGCTGGCGCGCCACTATGCCGTGACGCGCCATAGCCCGTATAAAACCAAAATCATCGCCTTCCATAACGCCTTCCACGGCCGCTCGCTGTTTACGGTCTCCGTGGGCGGGCAGCCAAAATACTCCGATGGCTTTGGGCCAAAGCCTGCCGATATCGTCCACGTGCCGTTTAACGATTTGCACGCCGTGAAAGCGGTGATGGACGATCACACCTGCGCGGTGGTGGTTGAGCCCATCCAGGGCGAAGGTGGCGTGACGGCGGCCAGCTCGGAATTTTTGCAGGGGCTGCGTGCGCTGTGCGACCAGCACCAGGCGCTGCTGGTGTTTGATGAAGTGCAGTGTGGGATGGGGCGTACCGGGGATTTGTTTGCGTATATGCACTATGGCGTAACGCCGGATATCCTCACCAGCGCGAAGGCGCTGGGCGGCGGTTTCCCGGTGAGCGCGATGCTGACCACCAACGAGGTGGCGAGCGCTTTCCACGCAGGCTCCCACGGCTCCACCTACGGCGGTAACCCGCTGGCCTGTGCGGTAGCGGAAGCCGCGTTCGATATCATCAACACGCCTGATGTGCTTAAAGGCATTGCCAGCAAGCGTGAGCAGTTTGTGGCCCATCTTCAGCGTATTGACGAGCAGTATGACGTGTTCAGCGATATCCGCGGTATGGGGCTGCTGATTGGCGCTGAGCTGAAAGCGCAACACAAAGGCCGCGCGCGTGACCTGCTGGATGCTGCCGCTCAGGCGGGGGTGATGGTACTTAATGCCGGACCGGACGTGCTGCGTTTTGCACCCTCGCTGGTGGTGGACAGCGCCGATATCGACGACGGCATGACGCGCTTTGCAAAAGCCGTAGCGCAGGTGGTGCAGGGCTAA
- a CDS encoding hydrolase translates to MTDITSADIQPTQSQPQSFCPMPGARNPHLQTMLPRVIRRRVQFTPHWQRLDTPDGDFVDLAWSEPPEHARHKPRLVVFHGLEGSLHSPYAHGLIHAAQQRGWLGVVMHFRGCSGEPNRMGRIYHSGETEDASFFLDWLGKTYGQAPTAAVGFSLGGNMLACLMARQGQACGLNAGVVVSAPLMLEHCCYHMEKGFSRFYQHYLLNLLKGNASRKLKAWPGSLPVLPEQLKRIRRIRDFDNLITAKIHGFRDAIDYYRQCSALPMLPDITTPTLIIHAKDDPFMDSHVIPDLAQLPANIEYQLTEHGGHVGFVGGTLRRPQMWLEQRIPDWLSQFLEPNA, encoded by the coding sequence ATGACAGACATTACATCCGCAGACATCCAGCCAACACAGAGCCAACCCCAGTCGTTTTGCCCGATGCCCGGTGCTCGTAACCCGCATCTGCAAACCATGCTGCCGCGCGTGATTCGCCGCCGCGTGCAGTTCACACCGCACTGGCAGCGGCTGGATACGCCGGATGGAGACTTTGTGGACCTGGCGTGGAGCGAACCGCCGGAGCACGCGCGCCATAAGCCGCGCCTGGTGGTGTTTCACGGTCTGGAAGGCAGCCTGCACAGCCCTTACGCGCACGGACTCATTCATGCCGCTCAACAGCGCGGCTGGCTCGGTGTGGTGATGCACTTTCGCGGCTGTAGCGGTGAGCCAAACCGCATGGGGCGCATCTATCACTCCGGTGAAACCGAAGATGCCAGCTTCTTTCTGGACTGGCTTGGCAAAACTTACGGCCAGGCACCCACTGCCGCCGTCGGTTTTTCGCTCGGTGGCAATATGCTGGCCTGCCTGATGGCGCGCCAGGGCCAGGCGTGCGGCCTTAACGCTGGCGTGGTGGTCTCTGCACCACTCATGCTGGAGCACTGCTGTTATCACATGGAAAAGGGCTTTTCGCGCTTTTACCAGCACTACCTGCTGAACTTGCTTAAAGGCAATGCCAGCCGCAAGCTCAAAGCCTGGCCGGGTTCGCTGCCGGTATTACCGGAGCAGCTTAAGCGCATTCGCCGCATTCGCGATTTCGATAACCTGATCACCGCCAAAATCCATGGTTTTCGCGATGCCATTGATTATTACCGCCAGTGCAGCGCGCTGCCGATGCTGCCCGATATCACAACGCCAACGCTGATCATTCACGCCAAAGACGATCCGTTTATGGATAGTCACGTCATTCCTGACCTGGCTCAGTTGCCTGCCAACATTGAGTACCAGCTTACCGAGCACGGTGGCCACGTCGGGTTTGTCGGCGGTACGCTGCGCCGCCCGCAGATGTGGCTGGAACAGCGCATTCCCGACTGGCTGAGCCAGTTCCTGGAGCCAAACGCATGA
- the ppiA gene encoding peptidylprolyl isomerase A, which produces MLKSSLAAVAAVFALVALSPAALAAKGDPRVLLTTSAGNIELELDNQKAPVSVKNFVDYVNSGFYNNTIFHRVIPGFMVQGGGFNEQMQQKPTNAPIKNEADNGLRNTRGTISMARTADKDSATSQFFLNVADNAFLDHGQRDFGYAVFGKVVKGMEVADKIAQVPTHDVGPYQNVPSKPIVILSAKVLP; this is translated from the coding sequence ATGCTGAAATCGTCTCTGGCGGCTGTTGCTGCCGTGTTTGCTCTTGTCGCGCTTTCGCCTGCTGCTCTGGCGGCAAAGGGTGATCCTCGCGTTTTGCTGACTACGTCGGCGGGCAATATTGAACTGGAGCTGGATAACCAGAAAGCGCCGGTTTCAGTCAAAAATTTTGTGGATTACGTGAACAGTGGTTTTTATAACAACACTATTTTTCACCGTGTGATCCCTGGCTTTATGGTGCAGGGCGGCGGCTTTAACGAGCAGATGCAGCAAAAGCCGACCAATGCACCGATTAAAAATGAGGCCGATAATGGCCTGCGCAACACGCGCGGCACAATCTCAATGGCGCGCACGGCTGACAAAGACAGCGCGACCAGCCAGTTCTTCCTGAATGTGGCAGATAACGCGTTTCTGGACCATGGCCAGCGCGACTTTGGTTACGCGGTGTTTGGTAAAGTCGTGAAAGGCATGGAAGTGGCCGATAAGATTGCGCAGGTGCCGACCCATGATGTGGGGCCGTACCAGAATGTGCCGTCAAAACCGATAGTTATCCTTTCTGCTAAAGTTCTCCCCTGA
- the crp gene encoding cAMP-activated global transcriptional regulator CRP, with product MVLGKPQTDPTLEWFLSHCHIHKYPSKSTLIHQGEKAETLYYIVKGSVAVLIKDEEGKEMILSYLNQGDFIGELGLFEEGQERSAWVRAKAACEVAEISYKKFRQLIQVNPDILMRLSSQMARRLQVTSEKVGNLAFLDVTGRIAQTLLNLAKQPDAMTHPDGMQIKITRQEIGQIVGCSRETVGRILKMLEDQNLISAHGKTIVVYGTR from the coding sequence ATGGTGCTTGGCAAACCGCAAACAGATCCAACTCTCGAATGGTTTTTGTCTCATTGCCATATTCACAAGTATCCATCGAAGAGCACACTGATTCATCAAGGTGAGAAAGCTGAAACGCTGTATTACATCGTGAAAGGATCCGTTGCCGTCCTGATTAAGGATGAAGAGGGTAAAGAAATGATCCTCTCCTACCTCAACCAGGGGGATTTTATTGGCGAACTTGGCCTGTTTGAAGAAGGCCAGGAGCGCAGCGCCTGGGTGCGAGCAAAAGCGGCCTGTGAAGTGGCTGAAATTTCTTACAAGAAATTCCGCCAGCTGATTCAGGTTAACCCGGACATTCTGATGCGCCTGTCTTCGCAGATGGCTCGCCGTCTCCAGGTCACATCAGAGAAAGTCGGTAACCTCGCCTTCCTTGATGTCACGGGCCGTATCGCCCAGACGTTACTAAACCTGGCGAAACAGCCGGACGCCATGACTCACCCGGACGGCATGCAGATTAAAATCACGCGCCAGGAGATCGGCCAGATTGTGGGCTGCTCGCGTGAAACGGTAGGCCGCATCCTGAAGATGCTGGAAGATCAGAACCTGATCTCCGCGCACGGTAAAACCATCGTCGTCTACGGCACGCGTTAA
- the pabA gene encoding aminodeoxychorismate synthase component 2, whose translation MLLLIDNYDSFTWNLYQYFCELGAEVQVQRNDALTLADIEALAPQQIVISPGPCTPDEAGISLEVIRRYAGRLPLLGVCLGHQAIAQAFGAKVVRAQQVMHGKTSAIEHNGQGVFRGLNNPLTVTRYHSLLVDPATLPAEFEVTAWSREGEIMGLRHRQWALEGVQFHPESILSEQGHQLLENFLTR comes from the coding sequence ATGCTGTTACTCATCGACAATTACGATTCGTTTACCTGGAACCTCTACCAGTATTTTTGTGAGCTTGGAGCCGAGGTGCAGGTTCAGCGCAACGATGCGCTGACGCTGGCAGATATTGAGGCGCTGGCACCGCAACAGATTGTGATATCGCCCGGCCCTTGTACGCCAGACGAAGCCGGTATTTCGCTTGAGGTTATCCGCCGCTATGCGGGCAGGCTGCCGCTGCTTGGGGTGTGCCTCGGTCACCAGGCTATCGCTCAGGCGTTTGGTGCGAAGGTGGTGCGTGCACAGCAGGTGATGCACGGCAAAACCTCGGCCATTGAGCACAACGGGCAGGGCGTGTTTCGCGGCCTGAATAATCCGCTCACGGTCACGCGCTACCATTCGCTGCTGGTGGACCCGGCAACGCTGCCTGCTGAGTTTGAGGTGACAGCCTGGAGCCGCGAAGGTGAAATCATGGGCCTGCGCCACCGCCAGTGGGCGCTGGAGGGCGTGCAGTTTCACCCGGAAAGCATCCTCAGTGAGCAGGGCCATCAATTGCTGGAAAACTTCCTGACGCGCTGA